In the Chlamydiales bacterium genome, one interval contains:
- a CDS encoding PsbP-related protein produces the protein MLSLLSRKFSHKIFQKALFLVTTLSITTTAYCAETDTPKTELPKESETAKPTQTPLSEGASIVSKEGHFSVKLPNGFTTIDNDVQPIQTEMGEIETINYTSFTDTSACMAGASEYPEALLVFIKGKEKEVLDGAQEGALKNVNGTVVSSKDSTVEKLPAREVEFTAEADGQPLFGKALFILADSRLYHLLFISSSHSELDSSEVTKFFNSFKIID, from the coding sequence ATGTTATCTCTATTGTCTCGTAAATTTTCTCATAAAATATTCCAAAAAGCTCTCTTTCTTGTTACGACTCTTTCCATTACAACAACTGCTTATTGCGCTGAAACAGACACACCAAAAACAGAACTTCCTAAAGAAAGTGAAACCGCAAAACCCACACAAACCCCTTTGTCAGAGGGAGCTTCTATCGTTTCCAAAGAGGGACACTTCTCTGTAAAGCTACCAAATGGCTTTACAACAATAGACAATGATGTACAGCCAATCCAAACCGAAATGGGTGAAATTGAAACAATCAACTACACTTCTTTTACAGATACAAGTGCTTGCATGGCAGGCGCAAGTGAGTACCCAGAGGCTCTACTTGTATTCATCAAGGGTAAAGAGAAAGAAGTATTAGATGGCGCTCAAGAAGGCGCTCTTAAAAACGTAAATGGAACTGTTGTTTCAAGTAAAGACTCCACTGTAGAAAAGCTTCCTGCCAGAGAGGTTGAATTTACAGCAGAAGCAGATGGGCAACCTCTTTTTGGCAAAGCTCTCTTTATTCTTGCTGACTCTCGCCTTTACCATCTTCTATTCATTTCTAGCAGCCACTCAGAGCTTGACTCTTCAGAAGTCACTAAATTCTTCAACTCATTCAAAATTATTGACTAA